The sequence below is a genomic window from Sorangiineae bacterium MSr12523.
GGCTCGATGTCGGCACCAAAGACGATTCCGGCCATATCTATTTCAGCCCGTGGACGGGTGGCGCAGGTACCGCCCTCGTTCTCCATACGGCTCCCACCTGCGTGGCCGACGTCGACACCGCTACATTGACCGCGTCCGTCGCATTCAAATTCGCCGACGTGGCGGCCGGGCACGAGGGTTCCGATTTCCACTATGTCGGAAATGGCAAATTCGTCTTCACCGCTTTCGACGAGAAGCGGGTCGACCTCGCGAATGCCAAAGAGCCCTTCGGCATCATTGGCGGCCTCAATTGGCATGTCTGGAATTACGATCTGCAGACGAAGACCGCGACGGAAATGCAGAGCGTCGCCTGGAACAGCGGGGCGGCGTATTGGTTCAAAATCGACGGCGTCGAGCACGCACTCATTCCGGGCACGGGATATACGTCGAGTACGGTTTATCAGCTTGGAACACCGGGCACCGATGCAGCCACGCGCCTCTTCGACGTCGATGGATACAATATGCGCCTCTTCAAGGTGCGGTAACGCGCCTTGACACCATGCATTGGCGCGTGTAGCTACAGCCAGTGTACTGAAAATGAAAATCACTTTCTATTTCAGATGCAGCCCAGAGGAGGGTTCGTCATGAGCACCGTCAACGAGTCGCCATCGGGATCGTTCAAGGCGCTTCGAGTCTCTCAATCGCGACAGTCCCGAAGCGCATTCCCGCTCGCCGGCACCGGCGATGGCCTCGTTGACGCGGCAGGCGTCCTCTCGCGGACCATTGGTGGGGCGCTCGCCGCACGCGGCGCGCGTGGTCCGCTCCCCGTTGGTGCACCGGCCGACGTACTCGCGAAGGCCGCGGAGATGCTCGGGCCTGCGCGTTTGCGCGAGCACGGCATCGGCACCGACGCCGCACTTCAACACGTGGCGCAGTTGATTCTCGAACACGGAATTCACCTCGCGCACCCCCACGCCGCGGCGCATTTGCAGCCGCCTCCTCTCGCCGTGGCCGTGGCGGCCGATCTCATGGTCAGCGCGGAAAACGGCTCGCAGGATACCTACGACTCCGGCCCCGCGGGCATTGCCGTGGAGCGCTGGGTCGTTTCGGCTCTCGCCAAGCTGGCGGGCTTGGGCGAGCACGCCACCGGCGTGTTCACCCCGGGCGGCTCGCTCTCCAACATGATGGCACTGCTCCTCGCGCGGGATGCCGCCGCCGCGAAGCACGGCATCAACGTGCGCAAAGACGGCGTCGCCGGCCTCCCGCGGCCCGTCATCCTTTGCTCGGAGCTCGCGCACTTCTCGGTGCACCGCGCGTGCGCCACCCTCGGTCTCGGCGAAGCGTCGGTGATCGGCGTGCCCGCCGACGAGCACCACCGCATGCACCCCGATGCCCTCGCCCCGATTCTGCGCGAGCTCGGGCCGAGCGCCACGCCGGTGTGCATCTTCGCCACCGCGGGCACGACGGACTTCGGCAGCATCGACCCGCTCCCGGTGCTCGCCAAAATCGCGCACCGGCACGGCGCATGGTTCCACGTTGACGCGGCTTACGGCTTCGGCGCGCTCTTCTCCGATCGGCTCGCGGGCAAGCTCGCGGGCATCGAGCTCGCGCACTCCATCACCGTGGACATGCACAAGATCGGCTGGCAACCCGCCGCGGCGAGCATGCTGCTCGTGCGCGACGCGAACCTGTTTCTGCCACTGGAGCGCTCCGTCGACTACCTCAATCCGCCCGACGACACGAAGGCCGGCTACGACGGTCTGCTTGGTCGCTCGCTCCAGACCACCCGGCGCGCGGACGCCGTGAAGGTCGCCGCCACGTTGCTCGCATACGGCCGCCAAGGCTTGGGCGCGATGGTGGACGCATGCCACGATCTCGCGCGCTACGCGGAGCAGCGGATCGCGTCGCATCCGCAGCTCGAGCTGATTTCGCCCGCGAACCTCACCACGGTCCTCTTCCGTTACCGAGGCCATACGGACCCGTGCACGCTCGACGACTTGAACGCCGACATCCGCCGCACCTTGCTCGCCTCGGGCACGGCGCTCATCGGCCGCACCTCCGTGAACCTCGAGGGTCGCGACAGCACGTGCCTCAAGTTCACGTTGCTCAACCCGAACAGCACCCCCGCGGACATCGACTCCCTCATCGACGCCGTCGTGGCGTGCGGTGAGCAACGCGAGCCCCTGATCCGCGTCCATGGCCGCATGGAAGGCGCGTGATGGATCTCGGGGGATCGTCGCCCACCTTGCCGGGCCTGCGCACCATCGCGGCGGTTCCGCCGCCGCCGGTGCCGCGGCTCGACCCTCCATGGAGCCTGCGCCCGGTCGATCCGCAAGGCGCGGATCTGGAGCTGGTGCACGCGTGGATGCGCGCCGAGCACGTGGCCAAATACCTGCGCCAGCCATGGTCGCGCGAGCAGTGGCGCGAGGAGCTCACGCGCCAATTGCAGGGCGCGCACGAGCTCCCGTGCCTCTTGCGCCGCGACACGCAGCCCATCATGTACCTCGAGATCTACCGCGCGGCGCAGGATCCCGTGGCCGACTGCTACCCGGCGCGCCCGCACGATCTCGGCTTGCACCTCGCCATCGGCGACCGCGCGCTCGTCGGCATGGGGATCGCGCGCACCGTGCTTCCGCGCATCATCGACGCCCTCTGGCGTGCCGATCCACGGTGCACGTGCATCCTCGTCGAGCCGGACGTCGGCAACGCTGCCGCGATCCGCACCTTTTTGGCCAGCGGCTTCGAGCCGCGCGGCGAAATCACATTGCCCAACAAAACGGCGTTGCTGCTCACGATTTCGCGCCGTCAGGAAGACGTGTCCCGTGAACCCGAATAGCCCCCAGAACGATTTCGACGCCATCGCCATCGGCTGCGGCCCCTTCAATCTGGGGCTCGCCGCACTCGCGTCCACCGTCGACGACGTGAAGCTCACCGTACTCGAGGCCCAGCCCGATCTGCGCTGGCACTCGGGCATGATGTTCGACGACGCGATGCTCCAGGTCAATTTCATGGCCGACCTGGTCACCCTCATCGAGCCGACGCACCCGCTCTCGTTTTTGGCGTACCTGCGCGACTGCGACCGGCTCTATCCCTTCTACATTCGGCAGCAGTTTCACTCGACCCGCAAGGAATACGAGCACTACCTCCGCTGGGCCGCGGCGAAGCTCCCATCGATTCGGTTTTCCCACCACGTCGACAAGGTCGCGTGGGATGCTCGAAGCGAGCGCTTCGTCGTGCACGCCGTGCGCGAGGGCGGCGAGCGCGTGCTCTTTCGCGCGCGCCACCTCGTGCTGGGTGTCGGGACGGAGCCTTCGCTTCCGCCGTCGCTTCGCCAATTGCCGAAGGACAAGCTTCTGCACACGGCCGACTTCCTTCGCCGCGAGACCGACATGGTGCGCGCCAAGCGCGTGACCGTGGTGGGCTCGGGTCAGTCCGGCGCGGAGGCGGCGCTCGATCTGCTGCGCAAGAACCTCACCGGTGGTCCTGCCGTGAGCTGGCTCACGCGCACCGTTTCCTTTGCGCCGCTCGACTACACGAAGTTGGTCCTCGAGATGACCACGCCCGCGTACGTAAGCTATTTTCATAGCCTCCCGCAGGCCAAACGCGACGAGCTTCTCGCCGAGCAATGGCGCCATTACAAAGGCATCTCCACCGCGACCTTGGAGCTGATTCACGACGCCCTGTACCGGCGCGAGTTCGAGACCGGCCTGGCCGACGTGGAGCTGCGCTGCGGCATTTCCATCGAGGCCTCCGCCGTGGCCGACGACGGCCAAGTCGTCTTGACCTGCCGCCAACGCGACACGGACCGCGTCTTCGAGCACCGCACCGACATGGTCGTGGCGGCCACCGGCTACACGCCCCGCCGCCCGGCCTTTCTCGAGCCCCTCGAGCCGGTGATCCGGCGCGATGCCAAGAGCCGCTACATCCTCGGCCTGGATCACTCGGTGGAGCTCGCCCCATCGGTTTCCGGCCGGATGTTCGTGGCGAATGCCGATCTGCATAGCCACGGTGCGGCTGCCCCGGACTTGGGCATTGGCGCCTATCGAAACGCGACCATCCTGAACGCGATCGCAGGTCGGCCGCTGTACCGCCTTCCCAAGCACACCGCCTACACGACCTTCGAGCATTAACGAGCTTTCTTCCCCCTCCCGCGCCCGCTCCCGATCCCGAAAAAGCTCGGGATCGGGAGGGGGAGCGGGAGCGGGTAGGAATGCGGGGCGAAACGCTTTTGCTACCAAGGCAAAGCGCTGTATTTGGGAAAGCCATGCCCCTGTCCCTATCGATTCGCGCGGCGCAACCTTTGGAACTGGAGACGGACCTCACCGTTTTCGGTGTTTGGGCGTTTGATCCGTCCAAAAAACTCCCCGACGCCATCAAGGCCGTCGACGAAGCCCTGGGTGGGGGGCTCCTGGCACTCCTCAAGAAGGAGGAATTCACGGGAAAGCCGGACCAAAGCCTGTCCGTGCCGGCCTTGGGTCGTGCTCCCACGGGTCGCATCGTCTTTCTCGGCCTGGGCGAGCGCGCCAACGTCAAGGATCCGGCCACGCGGACCTTTGCCGCCAAGGCTGGCCGCGCCGCCATTTCCGACAAGGCCAAGTCGCTCGTCGTCGTCCTTCCCGACGGCCTCGAGAAGCACCTCCGCGCCGTGGGCGAGGGCATCGAGCTCGGCACCTACCGTTTCACCAAGTACCTGACGGGTGACCGCCGCCCCAAGGAATCCCTGGAGACGGTCACCTTCGTCGCGGGCAAAAAAGCCCCGGCCGACGCCAAAAAGGAAATCGCGCTCGGCCAAAAGATCGGCCAGGCCGTCAACCTCACCCGCGATCTGAGTAACGAGCCCTCGAACATCCTCACCCCCGCCGCCCTCGCCGGCGAGGCGCAGAAGGTGGCCAAGGCGGGCGGCCTCAAGATCGAAGTGTTCGACTACAAGGAAATCCAAAAGCGCGGCATGCACCTGCTCGACGCCGTCGGCCGCGGCAGCGCCAACGAACCGCGCTTCGTGCACATCTCGTACACCCCCACCAAGAAGGCGAAAAAGAAGCTCGTCTTCGTCGGCAAGGGCATCACCTTCGACACGGGCGGCATCAGCATCAAGCCGGCCGCGGGCATGGGCGAGATGAAGCACGACATGTCCGGCGCCGCCAACATGGTGGGCCTCATGGCGGCCGTGGCGGCCATCAAGCCCAACGTGGAAGTGCACGCGATGATGGCCTGCGCGGAAAACATGCCCGACGGCAACGCGTACCGCCCCGGCGACGTGTGGCCCTCCCTCGATGGCAAGAGCGTCGAAATCATCAACACCGACGCCGAAGGCCGCCTCGTTTTGGCCGACGCCCTCGCGTACGCCGCCAAGCTCGAGCCCGACTTGCTCGTCGACAACGCCACCCTCACCGGTGCGTGCATCGTGGCGCTCGGCAACACCTACTCGGGCTGGTACGCCAACAGCGACGACGCCGCGCACGACTTTTCGGCGGCGCTCAAGGCCTCCGGCGAGCAAATGTGGCGCATGCCCCTCATCGAGGACCTGCGCGATCAACTCAAGAGCGACAGCGCCGATCTCAAGCACATGGGCGATCGCTCCGGCGGCTCCATCACCGCGGCGCTCTTCCTCCGCGAGTTCATTGGCAAGACGAAGCACTGGGTCCACGCCGACATCGCCGGCCCGGCCACCTCGGATCGCGCCACCGGCTGGAACCCCAAGGGCGCCACCGGCCATGGCGTGCTCACCTTCGTCTCCCTCATCGAGCAAGCGGCAAAGTAGTTTTTCCGTAGTATTGGAGCAGCCGTGGTGGACGTCGTCACATTGGAAAAGAAGCTCTCGCGCGCGGTGGGGCGCGCCGTGGGCGATTTCAACATGATCGCCGAGGGCGATCGCATCCTCGTGGCCGTCAGCGGCGGCAAGGACAGCTACACGATGCTGCACCTTCTCCGTCAGCTGGCGGAGAAGGCGCCCGTGCGCTTCGAGCTCGAGGTGGTCAACATCGATCAGGGCCACCCCGGCTACCCGGCCGACGTCCTTCACGACTACATGAAGCGGGAAAATTACCGCTTCACGATGATCGAAGAGGACACCTACTCGATCGTCACCGAGAAGATCCCCGCCAACAAGACGTACTGCTCGCTCTGTTCGCGGCTGCGGCGCGGGATCTTGTACCGCGTCGCCACCGAGCTTCGGTGCAACAAGATCGCGCTCGGCCATCACCGCGACGACGTCATCCAGACCTTCTTTCTCAACCTGATGTTCGCCGGCCAGCTCGCCGCGATGCCGCCCAAGCTGGTCGCCAGCACCGGCCACATCGTGCTGCGCCCTCTCTTGTACTGCGCCGAGGAAGACATCGCGGCCTTCGCCGAGGCCATGAAGTTCCCAATTTTGCCGTGCGATCTCTGCGGCTCCCAGGACAACCTGCAGCGCAAGGTCGTGGGGCGCATGATCGACCAAATGGAGCGCGAGCGCCCGGGCATGAAGGCGAGCTTCCTGGCGGCGCTTCAAAACGTGCGCCCCAGCCAGCTGCTCGACAAAGAGCTCTGGGCCCAACTCGGGCTCGAGGCCGCGCGCGATCTGCCCGAGGCCAGCGGCGGCAGCGAGGTCTCCGGCGTGATTGCCCCCACCCGCCTCGTGCGCAACACCGGGTAGCTCGAGGCGGGGTGCGCATGCTTACGGGGGATCAAAAGCGGCCGCGCTTGTTCGAGCTCGGCTCCGTCGCGCAGGCCAGCGTCCCTGGAATTTACGCGTGGTTCGTCACCGTCGCGCCCGCGGCTTGGTCGCGCGGCGCACCACCGTTGGCCAAGGTGTTTGCCCTCGCAGGCCTCGTCTTTCTCGTCGTTCCCGCCGCGCTCGAACCGCGCTGGCCGAAAGGCGCACGCATCGCCTCGGTCTGGGGCCTCGCCTTCACCAGCGTCATCGTCTGGGCCTTGTGCCCCACGGCCTTGGGCAGCTTTGGATCCGTGCGGTTCGACACCGCGCGCGGGATCACCGGCATGATTGGCTGGGGCCTGTTCGCCTACGCGTCCGCCGCCCCCGCGGTCATCCGAAGCACCTCGCCCGGCGTCGAAAATGCCGCCCCACTGAAACCGCGCGGCCGCGTCCCACGCGGTGGCAGCGTCTTCATCGTCATCGGCACGGTGCTGGCCACAGCGCTGCAGTTCATCGGGTGGCAGACCACCTCCTCTCCGGAGCGCGGCGTTTTGGTCCGCCTCGTATGCTTGGCCCTCGGTTTGGGACTCATCGGGTCCGCCACCCAAATTGCGCTGGCCCGGCACCAAACGCGCATGAAGACCTCGCCCCGCCACCGGTTGCGCATCGTCGTGCCGTGGGTTTTGGCCATCCTCCTCTTTGCCGTGGTCGGCTTCGTCTATCGCCTCACACGCTAGCGGCGGCCCGTTGTATTCTGCGCAAGGATGCATCTTTACGACGTCCTTGCGGTCGTACTCTTGGTGCTCGGGGCCGTCGCCTTCGTTCTAGGCGGCACGGCACTCGCGCGCGCCGAAGATCTCACCGCGCTGTACTGGAT
It includes:
- the ttcA gene encoding tRNA 2-thiocytidine(32) synthetase TtcA, with translation MVDVVTLEKKLSRAVGRAVGDFNMIAEGDRILVAVSGGKDSYTMLHLLRQLAEKAPVRFELEVVNIDQGHPGYPADVLHDYMKRENYRFTMIEEDTYSIVTEKIPANKTYCSLCSRLRRGILYRVATELRCNKIALGHHRDDVIQTFFLNLMFAGQLAAMPPKLVASTGHIVLRPLLYCAEEDIAAFAEAMKFPILPCDLCGSQDNLQRKVVGRMIDQMERERPGMKASFLAALQNVRPSQLLDKELWAQLGLEAARDLPEASGGSEVSGVIAPTRLVRNTG
- a CDS encoding aminotransferase class V-fold PLP-dependent enzyme, yielding MSTVNESPSGSFKALRVSQSRQSRSAFPLAGTGDGLVDAAGVLSRTIGGALAARGARGPLPVGAPADVLAKAAEMLGPARLREHGIGTDAALQHVAQLILEHGIHLAHPHAAAHLQPPPLAVAVAADLMVSAENGSQDTYDSGPAGIAVERWVVSALAKLAGLGEHATGVFTPGGSLSNMMALLLARDAAAAKHGINVRKDGVAGLPRPVILCSELAHFSVHRACATLGLGEASVIGVPADEHHRMHPDALAPILRELGPSATPVCIFATAGTTDFGSIDPLPVLAKIAHRHGAWFHVDAAYGFGALFSDRLAGKLAGIELAHSITVDMHKIGWQPAAASMLLVRDANLFLPLERSVDYLNPPDDTKAGYDGLLGRSLQTTRRADAVKVAATLLAYGRQGLGAMVDACHDLARYAEQRIASHPQLELISPANLTTVLFRYRGHTDPCTLDDLNADIRRTLLASGTALIGRTSVNLEGRDSTCLKFTLLNPNSTPADIDSLIDAVVACGEQREPLIRVHGRMEGA
- a CDS encoding SidA/IucD/PvdA family monooxygenase, producing the protein MNPNSPQNDFDAIAIGCGPFNLGLAALASTVDDVKLTVLEAQPDLRWHSGMMFDDAMLQVNFMADLVTLIEPTHPLSFLAYLRDCDRLYPFYIRQQFHSTRKEYEHYLRWAAAKLPSIRFSHHVDKVAWDARSERFVVHAVREGGERVLFRARHLVLGVGTEPSLPPSLRQLPKDKLLHTADFLRRETDMVRAKRVTVVGSGQSGAEAALDLLRKNLTGGPAVSWLTRTVSFAPLDYTKLVLEMTTPAYVSYFHSLPQAKRDELLAEQWRHYKGISTATLELIHDALYRREFETGLADVELRCGISIEASAVADDGQVVLTCRQRDTDRVFEHRTDMVVAATGYTPRRPAFLEPLEPVIRRDAKSRYILGLDHSVELAPSVSGRMFVANADLHSHGAAAPDLGIGAYRNATILNAIAGRPLYRLPKHTAYTTFEH
- a CDS encoding leucyl aminopeptidase, translating into MPLSLSIRAAQPLELETDLTVFGVWAFDPSKKLPDAIKAVDEALGGGLLALLKKEEFTGKPDQSLSVPALGRAPTGRIVFLGLGERANVKDPATRTFAAKAGRAAISDKAKSLVVVLPDGLEKHLRAVGEGIELGTYRFTKYLTGDRRPKESLETVTFVAGKKAPADAKKEIALGQKIGQAVNLTRDLSNEPSNILTPAALAGEAQKVAKAGGLKIEVFDYKEIQKRGMHLLDAVGRGSANEPRFVHISYTPTKKAKKKLVFVGKGITFDTGGISIKPAAGMGEMKHDMSGAANMVGLMAAVAAIKPNVEVHAMMACAENMPDGNAYRPGDVWPSLDGKSVEIINTDAEGRLVLADALAYAAKLEPDLLVDNATLTGACIVALGNTYSGWYANSDDAAHDFSAALKASGEQMWRMPLIEDLRDQLKSDSADLKHMGDRSGGSITAALFLREFIGKTKHWVHADIAGPATSDRATGWNPKGATGHGVLTFVSLIEQAAK
- a CDS encoding acetyltransferase, with translation MDLGGSSPTLPGLRTIAAVPPPPVPRLDPPWSLRPVDPQGADLELVHAWMRAEHVAKYLRQPWSREQWREELTRQLQGAHELPCLLRRDTQPIMYLEIYRAAQDPVADCYPARPHDLGLHLAIGDRALVGMGIARTVLPRIIDALWRADPRCTCILVEPDVGNAAAIRTFLASGFEPRGEITLPNKTALLLTISRRQEDVSREPE